From Micromonospora sp. NBC_01699, a single genomic window includes:
- a CDS encoding DUF402 domain-containing protein, which produces MPRFAPGRLIVHRNVRRGRIGWARTARVVSDDERGLLVWIARNSPVASEVTADGRGMRAMPFTEWLANPYRLATGVWAGPPLLKFLPAGADHSVWWFRDTTDRFAYWYVNLEEHGVRWDDGDLAGVDVVDQDLDILVEPDLSWHWKDEEEFVERLAHPDGYWVPDEAAVRAEGLRVVRMIEAGEFPFDGTWRHFVPDPGWTVPASLPAGWDRTPVR; this is translated from the coding sequence CCGGATCGGTTGGGCCAGGACGGCGCGGGTGGTCAGCGACGACGAGCGGGGTCTGCTGGTCTGGATCGCCCGCAACTCCCCGGTGGCCAGCGAGGTCACCGCCGACGGCCGGGGCATGCGGGCGATGCCGTTCACCGAGTGGCTGGCGAACCCGTACCGGCTGGCCACCGGTGTCTGGGCGGGCCCACCGCTGTTGAAGTTCCTGCCCGCCGGCGCCGACCACTCGGTGTGGTGGTTCCGGGACACCACCGACCGGTTCGCGTACTGGTACGTCAACCTCGAAGAGCACGGTGTGCGCTGGGACGACGGTGACCTGGCCGGGGTGGACGTGGTCGACCAGGATCTCGACATCCTGGTCGAGCCGGACCTGAGCTGGCACTGGAAGGACGAGGAGGAGTTCGTCGAGCGCCTCGCCCACCCGGACGGCTACTGGGTGCCGGACGAGGCGGCGGTCCGCGCCGAGGGTCTGCGGGTGGTACGAATGATCGAGGCCGGTGAGTTCCCGTTCGACGGAACCTGGCGCCACTTCGTACCCGATCCGGGGTGGACCGTGCCGGCGTCGCTGCCGGCGGGTTGGGATCGAACCCCGGTCCGCTGA